The Micromonospora sp. WMMD961 genome has a segment encoding these proteins:
- a CDS encoding spore coat protein translates to MSTLRVGLRCDAGPRRGVGHLARCLALAEEFLARGAHVAVFGTVERLGWATAELAARGIPLHPGPDTPDGLVEAARRHELDVMVLDSYELDPAGAGALRAAGVFTLAVIDGDSRGQVADLYLDQNFGAQLPELPGRLLAGSAYALLRDSVITARPPVPPPATAVSRPRVLAFFGGTDAVGAAPVLTRVLVATGHPMDLTVIVGRPEIEAEVEDVTPGRGQIIRPVPPTTSLPTLITEADLVVSAAGTSTWELCCLGAPAALVCVVDNQRESYARVVRHGLAAGLGELPELTAAGVAGRATRAAAARTLLGLLNSAQRRATLAGQAWSTIDGRGRARVVDAVFDAVRQAAVCG, encoded by the coding sequence CTGAGCACGCTGCGGGTCGGGTTGCGCTGCGACGCGGGCCCACGACGAGGCGTCGGCCACCTCGCGCGCTGCCTGGCGCTCGCCGAGGAGTTCCTCGCCCGAGGCGCCCACGTGGCGGTGTTCGGCACCGTCGAACGGCTCGGCTGGGCCACCGCCGAGCTTGCCGCACGCGGCATCCCCCTGCACCCGGGCCCGGACACGCCGGACGGGCTGGTCGAGGCAGCCCGCCGGCACGAGCTGGACGTGATGGTCCTCGACTCCTACGAGCTGGACCCGGCCGGGGCAGGCGCCCTGCGCGCCGCCGGCGTCTTCACCCTCGCCGTGATCGACGGGGACAGCCGCGGACAGGTCGCCGACCTCTACCTCGACCAGAACTTCGGAGCGCAGCTACCGGAGCTGCCCGGCCGACTGCTCGCCGGCAGCGCCTACGCCCTGCTGCGCGACTCCGTGATCACCGCCCGACCGCCTGTCCCCCCGCCCGCCACGGCGGTCAGCCGCCCCCGGGTGCTGGCCTTCTTCGGCGGAACGGACGCCGTCGGTGCGGCTCCGGTGCTGACCCGGGTGCTGGTGGCCACCGGTCACCCGATGGACCTGACGGTCATCGTCGGCCGACCGGAGATCGAGGCGGAGGTGGAGGACGTCACCCCCGGCCGTGGGCAGATCATCCGACCGGTCCCGCCCACCACCTCGCTACCGACCCTGATCACCGAAGCCGACCTGGTGGTCAGCGCCGCCGGCACGTCCACCTGGGAACTCTGCTGCCTCGGCGCACCCGCCGCGCTGGTCTGCGTGGTCGACAACCAACGCGAGTCGTACGCCCGCGTGGTGCGGCACGGCCTGGCCGCCGGTCTCGGCGAGCTGCCGGAGCTGACCGCAGCCGGAGTAGCCGGACGGGCCACCCGTGCGGCGGCGGCGCGGACCCTGCTCGGGCTGCTCAACTCGGCGCAGCGGCGCGCGACGCTCGCCGGACAGGCATGGTCGACCATCGACGGGCGGGGCCGGGCCCGGGTCGTGGACGCGGTGTTCGACGCGGTACGCCAGGCCGCCGTCTGCGGCTGA
- a CDS encoding DUF72 domain-containing protein has translation MGVIKVGSSSWADQSLLRSGWYPRSANTPARRLGFYAGRFPLVEVDTSYYAVPVPETTHGWVDATPDDFTFDVKAFSLFTGHPTPVAALPRDLRPAAGPSRIRRRDLPPQAYDELWARFRAALDPIAAAGKLGAVMLQFPPWLVRSDAAERRIVELAQRCRPWRVGVEVRHRSWFDGPAAPDTLDLLRAHDLSLVCVDMPQGHPSSVPPILTATAQPAIVRFHGHSGAWGGGDKQEKFRYAYADDELRHWAGLLAELATEADDLHVLFNNCCAGQAQRDATRLAQLLTETMIGDRARATSATG, from the coding sequence ATGGGTGTCATCAAGGTGGGCTCGTCGTCCTGGGCGGACCAGTCGTTGCTGCGGTCGGGGTGGTACCCGCGCTCGGCCAACACGCCGGCCCGCCGGCTCGGCTTCTACGCCGGCCGGTTCCCACTGGTCGAGGTGGACACGTCCTACTACGCGGTCCCCGTGCCCGAGACCACGCACGGGTGGGTCGACGCCACGCCTGACGACTTCACGTTCGACGTCAAGGCCTTCAGCCTCTTCACCGGCCACCCGACCCCGGTCGCCGCGCTGCCCCGGGACCTACGCCCGGCTGCCGGCCCGAGCCGGATCCGCCGACGCGACCTGCCGCCGCAGGCGTACGACGAGCTGTGGGCCCGTTTCCGCGCGGCTCTCGACCCGATCGCGGCGGCCGGCAAGCTCGGCGCGGTGATGTTGCAGTTCCCCCCGTGGCTGGTGCGCAGCGACGCCGCCGAGCGCCGGATCGTGGAGTTGGCGCAGCGCTGCCGGCCGTGGCGGGTCGGCGTGGAGGTGCGGCACCGGTCCTGGTTCGACGGCCCGGCGGCACCGGACACCCTGGATCTGCTGCGTGCGCACGACCTGTCCCTGGTCTGCGTGGACATGCCGCAGGGGCACCCGTCGTCGGTGCCACCGATCCTGACCGCGACGGCGCAGCCGGCGATCGTCCGGTTCCACGGCCACAGCGGGGCCTGGGGAGGCGGCGACAAGCAGGAGAAGTTCCGCTACGCGTACGCCGATGACGAGCTTCGGCACTGGGCCGGGCTGCTGGCCGAGTTGGCCACCGAGGCCGACGACCTGCACGTGCTGTTCAACAACTGCTGTGCCGGGCAGGCCCAACGCGACGCCACCCGGCTGGCGCAACTGCTCACCGAGACGATGATCGGTGACCGCGCCCGGGCCACGTCGGCCACCGGCTGA
- a CDS encoding alpha/beta fold hydrolase: MSGEPEYAQEFVDVDGGRLGVQVHPEPTGTTDAPVVVIWPAMGVRARYYRPFAAELRAAGLAVVVADLRGTGTSTPAPSRADRYGYRELAGDVDAVLAALKPRLDGRRRLLVGHSLGGQAALLHLALHGDDGVDGLALIAVGIPYWRSYPGRRGLGVLPYTQGIAATAALLRVWPGWGFGGRQARGVIRDWAHTARTGRFPRLDGTDTEAAVRAVRTPVLAVSVDDDQFTPHETMDHLCAKLTGASVMRERYTVERAGAPLDHFSWVRAGAPLARRIAEFVDDLPPR; the protein is encoded by the coding sequence ATGAGCGGGGAGCCGGAGTACGCGCAGGAGTTCGTCGACGTCGACGGCGGGCGGCTGGGTGTGCAGGTCCATCCGGAGCCGACCGGGACGACGGACGCGCCAGTGGTGGTGATCTGGCCCGCGATGGGGGTCCGTGCCCGCTACTACCGGCCCTTCGCCGCCGAACTGCGCGCCGCCGGGCTGGCCGTGGTCGTCGCCGACCTGCGTGGTACCGGAACGAGCACCCCCGCGCCGAGCCGGGCCGACCGGTACGGCTACCGGGAACTGGCCGGCGACGTCGACGCCGTCCTGGCCGCGCTCAAGCCCCGGCTGGACGGGCGCCGCCGGCTGCTGGTCGGGCACTCACTGGGCGGGCAGGCCGCGCTGCTGCATCTCGCCCTGCACGGCGACGACGGGGTGGACGGGCTGGCGTTGATCGCGGTCGGCATCCCGTACTGGCGGAGCTACCCGGGCCGGCGGGGCCTCGGCGTGCTGCCGTACACCCAGGGGATCGCCGCCACCGCGGCGCTGCTGCGGGTCTGGCCAGGCTGGGGTTTCGGCGGCCGGCAGGCGCGCGGCGTCATCCGCGACTGGGCCCACACCGCGCGGACCGGCCGATTCCCACGCCTCGACGGTACGGACACCGAGGCGGCGGTACGCGCGGTGCGGACCCCGGTGCTGGCCGTCAGTGTGGACGACGACCAGTTCACCCCGCACGAGACCATGGACCATCTCTGCGCGAAGCTCACCGGCGCTTCGGTGATGCGGGAGCGCTACACAGTGGAGCGGGCCGGTGCGCCACTGGACCACTTCAGCTGGGTCCGGGCGGGCGCGCCGCTGGCGCGGCGGATCGCCGAGTTCGTCGACGACCTGCCGCCCCGCTGA
- a CDS encoding DNA topoisomerase IV subunit B has product MTAEPDTLYGADDLTHLEGLDAVRKRPGMYIGSTDSRGVGHLVNEILDNSTDEGVAGHASHVEVILHADGSVQVDDDGRGIPTDVHAKSGISGVELVLTRLHAGGKFGGSGYKTSGGLHGVGASAVNALSRRFDVTVRRAGKIHTMSFRHGVPGIFDGDGPDAPFTAGPGLQVVGAVKRGQRTGTSIRWWHDARYFETGAALDVDAVRMKLRNTAFLVPGVTYLLRDLTGETPAEERFHYPNGLSDMVEFLAPAGDRPVSGTLLVNGEGTYRENAADANGVMQSNVQRRAEVEVAFRWGTGYERTVECFTNTIRNAHGGTHRKGFERALVRSLADAVRNTRGLLKAKEEPPTLDDVLEGMTAVVHVRIPEPQFTSQTKDELSTTGITKVIQTLVDAHVKAWLEDRRTKAEARTVLQKIVDAARVRLTQKQQKDAARRKTALEGASMPPKLVDCRATGIDRSELFIVEGDSALGTSRMARSSEYQALLPIRGKILNVQKANLQQVLDNAECAAIVQVLGAGSGRTFDLSALRYGRVLIMADADVDGAHIRTLLITLFARYMRPLIEAGRLYAAMPPLHKITTKGRNPQTVYTYTQVEMETTVGKLEKAGKQIVTPIPRFKGLGEMDADELWDTTMNPATRAVRRITLDDVDAAERILELLMGEKVEPRRNWLIDSADRVDREAIDA; this is encoded by the coding sequence TTGACCGCAGAGCCTGACACCCTGTACGGGGCCGATGACCTCACCCACCTTGAGGGGCTGGACGCCGTCCGCAAGCGGCCCGGCATGTACATCGGTTCCACCGACAGCCGTGGCGTGGGTCACCTCGTCAACGAGATCCTCGACAACTCCACCGACGAGGGTGTCGCCGGTCACGCCAGCCACGTCGAGGTGATCCTGCACGCCGACGGCTCGGTGCAGGTCGACGACGACGGCCGGGGCATCCCCACCGACGTGCACGCCAAGTCCGGCATCTCCGGCGTCGAGCTGGTGCTGACCCGGTTGCACGCCGGCGGCAAGTTCGGCGGCTCCGGCTACAAGACCTCCGGCGGCCTGCACGGGGTGGGCGCCTCGGCGGTCAACGCGCTGTCCCGCCGGTTCGACGTGACCGTCCGCCGCGCCGGCAAGATCCACACGATGTCCTTCCGGCACGGCGTACCGGGGATCTTCGACGGCGACGGGCCCGACGCGCCCTTCACCGCCGGCCCCGGGCTCCAGGTCGTCGGCGCCGTGAAACGCGGCCAACGCACTGGCACGTCGATCCGCTGGTGGCACGACGCCCGCTACTTCGAGACCGGCGCCGCGCTCGACGTCGACGCGGTCCGGATGAAGCTGCGCAACACCGCGTTCCTGGTGCCCGGCGTGACCTACCTGCTCCGCGACCTGACCGGCGAGACACCCGCCGAGGAGCGGTTCCACTACCCCAACGGGCTCAGCGACATGGTGGAGTTCCTCGCCCCGGCCGGCGACCGACCGGTCTCCGGCACCCTGCTGGTCAACGGCGAGGGCACCTACCGGGAGAACGCCGCCGACGCCAACGGCGTCATGCAGTCCAACGTGCAGCGGCGCGCCGAGGTCGAGGTGGCGTTCCGGTGGGGCACCGGCTACGAGCGCACCGTCGAGTGCTTCACCAACACCATCCGCAACGCGCACGGCGGCACCCACCGCAAGGGCTTCGAGCGGGCCCTCGTCCGTTCCCTCGCCGACGCGGTCCGCAACACCCGCGGTCTGCTCAAGGCCAAGGAGGAGCCGCCCACCCTGGACGACGTCCTGGAGGGGATGACGGCGGTGGTGCACGTGCGGATCCCGGAGCCGCAGTTCACCTCGCAGACCAAGGACGAGCTGTCCACCACCGGCATCACCAAGGTCATCCAGACGCTGGTCGACGCGCACGTCAAGGCCTGGTTGGAGGACCGGCGCACCAAGGCCGAGGCGCGCACCGTCCTGCAGAAGATCGTCGACGCGGCCCGGGTCCGGCTCACGCAGAAGCAACAGAAGGACGCCGCCCGGCGCAAGACCGCCCTGGAGGGCGCGTCCATGCCGCCGAAGCTGGTCGACTGCCGCGCGACGGGCATCGACCGCAGCGAGCTGTTCATCGTGGAGGGTGACAGCGCCCTCGGGACGAGCCGCATGGCGCGCTCGTCGGAATACCAGGCGTTGCTGCCGATCCGGGGCAAGATCCTCAATGTGCAGAAGGCCAACCTCCAGCAGGTACTGGACAATGCCGAGTGCGCGGCCATCGTCCAGGTCCTCGGGGCCGGCTCGGGGCGTACGTTCGACCTCTCCGCGCTCCGCTACGGCCGAGTGCTGATCATGGCTGACGCCGACGTGGACGGCGCGCACATCCGTACGCTGCTGATCACCCTCTTCGCCCGCTACATGCGGCCGTTGATCGAGGCCGGTCGGCTCTATGCCGCGATGCCGCCCCTGCACAAGATCACCACCAAGGGGCGCAACCCGCAGACGGTCTACACCTACACCCAGGTCGAGATGGAGACGACGGTCGGCAAGCTGGAGAAGGCCGGCAAGCAGATCGTCACCCCCATCCCGCGCTTCAAGGGTCTCGGCGAGATGGACGCCGACGAGTTGTGGGACACCACGATGAACCCGGCCACCCGCGCGGTCCGGCGGATCACCCTCGACGACGTCGACGCCGCCGAGCGGATCCTCGAACTGCTGATGGGCGAGAAGGTCGAGCCGCGCCGCAACTGGCTGATCGACTCCGCCGACCGGGTCGACCGGGAAGCGATCGACGCATGA
- a CDS encoding DNA topoisomerase IV subunit A codes for MARRKENKVDLSSFDQAGARVFDNPLVTEVSDSYLEYAFSVIHSRALPDARDGLKPVHRRILWSMYEQGYRPDRGHVKSARIVGDAMGKYHPHGDTAIYDAMVRLAQDFSLNVPLIDGHGNFGSPDDGPAASRYTEARMSREAMLLVGELGEDTVDVEPNYDGSLTQPTVLPAAFPNLLVNGASGIAVGMATNMIPHNLAEVVQAARWLINHPDATLDKLMEFVPGPDLPTGGVLLGLDEVRRAYETGRGVVRMRGKVEIGPIEGSRGRQAITVVELPYGVGAEKVIAAITNEVTKTKRLTGIADVKDLTDRESGTRLVVECKVGVNPQALLADLYRLTPLEQSFGVNNLVLVDGQPRTLGLKALLEVFLAHRYEVVTRRTSYRRRKRQERLHLVDGLLIALLDIDEVVRLIRGSDDAQAAKDGLMSRFGLSDIQATYILDTPLRRLTKFDRIELEAEQERLRAEIAELSAILDDERVLKKVVSDELAAVVKQFGTERRTTLVDGDLKEVLAASAPAGPLEVADDPCQVILSASGLVARTAAESEESAEGRRRNGRVKHDTVRAIVHSTARGRVLLLTSAGRAFKVDVLPLPVLPEQAGTVSLRGGMSAAELVPLEAGETVVGLAPLGGQAEGSPGLALGTRLGVVKICAPEWPVRSDEFEVIGLRDGDEVVGATWLTDGNETLTFVTSDAALLRFSAGLVRPQGLKGGGMAGINLPAGARVVFFGAVRTDDPGHGEPMVVTSTGATVKVTPFKAYPAKGRATGGVRAHRFLKGETDVAVAWVGPRPVGATGTGEPVELPAADPRRDGSGFAVMLGPTVVGHLIERD; via the coding sequence ATGGCACGCCGCAAGGAAAACAAGGTCGACCTCTCCTCGTTCGACCAGGCCGGCGCGCGGGTCTTCGACAATCCGCTGGTCACCGAGGTCTCCGACTCCTACCTGGAGTACGCGTTCTCGGTCATCCACTCCCGCGCCTTGCCCGACGCCCGCGACGGCCTCAAGCCCGTGCACCGGCGCATCCTCTGGTCGATGTACGAGCAGGGCTACCGCCCGGATCGCGGGCACGTGAAGTCTGCCCGAATTGTCGGGGATGCGATGGGAAAGTACCATCCACACGGCGACACGGCGATCTACGACGCGATGGTCCGCCTCGCGCAGGACTTCTCGCTCAACGTGCCCCTCATCGACGGGCATGGAAATTTTGGATCTCCAGACGACGGCCCGGCTGCCAGCCGATACACGGAAGCCCGGATGTCCCGCGAGGCCATGCTGCTCGTCGGTGAGCTGGGCGAGGACACCGTCGACGTCGAGCCCAACTACGACGGGTCGCTGACCCAGCCGACGGTGCTGCCGGCGGCCTTCCCCAACCTGCTGGTCAACGGCGCGTCCGGGATCGCTGTCGGCATGGCCACCAACATGATCCCGCACAACCTCGCCGAGGTCGTCCAGGCCGCCCGCTGGCTGATCAACCACCCGGACGCCACCCTGGACAAGCTCATGGAGTTCGTCCCCGGCCCCGACCTGCCCACCGGTGGTGTGCTGCTCGGCCTGGACGAGGTGCGCCGGGCGTACGAGACCGGGCGCGGCGTGGTGCGGATGCGCGGCAAGGTGGAGATCGGCCCGATCGAGGGCAGCCGGGGTCGCCAGGCGATCACCGTGGTCGAGCTGCCCTACGGCGTCGGCGCGGAGAAGGTCATCGCGGCGATCACCAACGAGGTCACCAAGACCAAGCGGCTGACCGGCATCGCCGACGTCAAGGACCTCACCGACCGGGAGAGCGGCACCCGCCTCGTGGTCGAGTGCAAGGTGGGCGTCAACCCGCAGGCACTGCTCGCCGACCTCTACCGGCTGACCCCGCTGGAGCAGTCGTTCGGCGTCAACAACCTGGTCCTCGTGGACGGGCAGCCGCGCACGCTCGGGCTGAAAGCGCTGCTGGAGGTCTTCCTGGCCCACCGGTACGAGGTGGTCACCCGGCGCACCTCGTACCGGCGACGCAAGCGGCAGGAGCGGCTGCACCTGGTCGACGGTCTGCTGATCGCCTTGCTGGACATCGACGAGGTGGTCCGGCTGATCCGGGGCAGCGACGACGCGCAGGCCGCGAAGGACGGGCTGATGAGTCGCTTCGGGCTCTCCGACATCCAGGCGACCTACATCCTGGACACTCCGCTACGCCGGTTGACCAAGTTCGACCGGATCGAGCTGGAGGCCGAGCAGGAGCGGCTGCGCGCCGAGATCGCCGAGCTGAGCGCGATCCTCGACGACGAGCGGGTGCTCAAGAAGGTGGTCTCCGACGAGCTGGCGGCCGTGGTCAAGCAGTTCGGCACCGAACGGCGTACGACGCTTGTCGACGGCGACCTGAAGGAGGTGCTGGCCGCGTCCGCGCCGGCCGGCCCGCTGGAGGTCGCCGACGACCCGTGCCAGGTCATCCTCTCCGCGAGCGGGCTGGTCGCCCGGACCGCAGCCGAGTCGGAGGAGAGCGCCGAGGGGCGTCGACGCAACGGCCGGGTCAAGCACGACACGGTACGCGCGATCGTGCACTCCACCGCCCGTGGCCGGGTGTTGCTGCTGACCAGCGCCGGTCGGGCCTTCAAGGTCGACGTCCTGCCGCTGCCGGTGTTGCCCGAGCAGGCCGGCACCGTGTCGTTGCGGGGCGGCATGTCCGCGGCCGAGTTGGTGCCGTTGGAGGCGGGGGAGACCGTCGTCGGCCTAGCCCCGCTGGGCGGGCAGGCGGAGGGCTCGCCGGGGCTCGCCCTGGGCACCCGGCTGGGCGTGGTGAAGATCTGCGCGCCGGAGTGGCCGGTGCGTTCCGACGAGTTCGAGGTCATCGGTCTTCGCGACGGCGACGAGGTGGTCGGGGCGACCTGGCTGACCGACGGCAACGAGACCCTGACGTTCGTCACCTCGGACGCCGCACTGCTGCGCTTCTCCGCCGGGCTGGTCCGTCCGCAGGGCCTGAAGGGCGGCGGGATGGCCGGCATCAACCTGCCGGCTGGGGCGCGGGTGGTGTTCTTCGGGGCCGTGCGTACCGACGACCCGGGGCATGGCGAGCCGATGGTGGTGACCTCCACCGGGGCGACGGTCAAGGTGACGCCGTTCAAGGCGTACCCGGCCAAGGGTCGGGCGACCGGCGGCGTGCGCGCGCACCGGTTCCTCAAGGGTGAGACGGACGTGGCGGTCGCCTGGGTGGGCCCGCGACCGGTAGGCGCGACCGGCACGGGTGAGCCGGTCGAGCTGCCGGCGGCGGACCCCCGCCGCGACGGCTCCGGTTTCGCCGTGATGCTGGGCCCAACGGTGGTAGGCCACCTCATCGAACGCGACTGA
- a CDS encoding alpha-ketoglutarate-dependent dioxygenase AlkB yields the protein MTQAAYQPSMLDLTDAGPTLGPLPGQIRRHHLTRGAWVDHLPGWVRGSDAVLDTLLTEVPWRAERRTMFDNEVDVPRLLCWYDGDRQLPHPVLTTARAELTRHYAPELGEPFVTAGLCLYRSGRDSVAWHGDTIGRSAHTDTVVAIVSFGAPRPLLLRPRGGGDSLRFPVGHGDLIVMGGSCQRTWEHAIPKTARPVGPRVSVQFRPINVA from the coding sequence ATGACGCAGGCCGCCTACCAGCCGTCGATGCTCGACCTGACCGACGCCGGGCCGACCCTGGGGCCGCTGCCCGGTCAGATCCGCCGGCACCACCTCACCCGGGGTGCCTGGGTCGACCACCTCCCCGGCTGGGTGCGCGGCTCCGACGCGGTCCTCGACACCCTGCTCACCGAGGTGCCCTGGCGGGCCGAGCGCCGCACCATGTTCGACAACGAGGTCGACGTGCCCCGCCTGCTCTGCTGGTACGACGGTGACCGGCAACTCCCCCACCCCGTGCTCACCACGGCACGCGCGGAGCTGACCCGGCACTACGCGCCCGAGCTGGGCGAACCCTTCGTCACCGCCGGCCTGTGCCTCTACCGCTCCGGGCGGGACAGCGTGGCCTGGCACGGCGACACCATCGGCCGCTCCGCGCATACCGACACCGTCGTCGCGATCGTCTCCTTCGGCGCGCCCCGGCCACTGCTGCTGCGCCCTCGCGGCGGCGGCGACAGCCTGCGTTTCCCGGTGGGCCACGGTGATCTGATCGTGATGGGCGGCTCCTGCCAACGCACCTGGGAACACGCCATCCCGAAGACCGCCCGACCCGTCGGCCCCCGGGTAAGCGTCCAGTTCCGCCCGATCAACGTCGCCTGA
- a CDS encoding DinB family protein: MTSTEQLTGERADLLETLRKHRGFLLHTVNGLTDEQAAARPTASELCLGGLVKHVTNVEHRWMLFAVGGAEAMERAEIDWVGQFRMAPGETLAGLVERFQEVADHTDELLATLDLDAAHPLPQAPWFEPGASWTVRRVLLHLIAETSQHAGHADILRESIDGARTMG; this comes from the coding sequence ATGACCAGCACCGAGCAGCTCACCGGTGAGCGGGCCGACCTGCTAGAGACACTGCGTAAGCATCGGGGTTTCCTCCTGCACACCGTCAACGGGCTCACCGACGAGCAGGCGGCAGCCCGCCCCACCGCCAGCGAGCTCTGCCTCGGTGGCCTCGTCAAGCACGTGACCAACGTCGAGCACCGATGGATGCTCTTCGCGGTGGGCGGCGCGGAGGCGATGGAGCGCGCCGAGATCGACTGGGTCGGTCAGTTCCGGATGGCGCCCGGCGAGACCCTGGCCGGGCTGGTCGAGCGCTTCCAGGAAGTGGCTGACCACACCGACGAGCTGCTCGCCACCCTCGACCTGGACGCGGCGCACCCGCTGCCGCAGGCGCCCTGGTTCGAGCCGGGCGCGAGTTGGACGGTTCGCCGGGTGTTGCTGCACCTGATCGCCGAGACGTCCCAACACGCAGGGCATGCCGACATCCTGCGCGAGTCGATCGACGGCGCCCGGACCATGGGCTGA
- a CDS encoding glycogen debranching N-terminal domain-containing protein, whose amino-acid sequence MKQELLHVIAGNVFAISDAQGDIEADPRTPVGLFAYDTRFLSRWVLKIDGERINALSRDDMTYFETRFFLVPGAASHYVDADVSIIRHRSIHDCAHERITVLNHSAEPAEFTVRVEMGSDFTDIAEIGHLRRRVVKVTPDSANRRLILRYQRQRFVRQTTVQSTAPVEVDEEGMTFRIRVAPEGTWETDLHIAMTMGGEGGQDVRASLKSHQRAVRVGMREDLAGWMDRAPTLVAERDGLEELYRGTLADLAALRYKPWSSRDQVPIAGLPWTMWLCGRHSIITCLQTMAFTPELTPATLRMLAFLQGARLDDDLDEEPGKILAHLRYGESGAFGERANALYYGAADTTPLFVVLLDEYERWSGDADLVRELRQPARMALDWIDEYGDLTGDGYVRYQRRNERDGAINQCWKDTPDAITSARGQQPAFPRATCELQGYAYDAKRRGARLAREFWGEPAYADRLERDAAALKERFNRDFWLPHQEYYALALDPYGEPVDALASNMGHLLWSGIVTDDRAGAVAEHLVGPRLFGGWGVRTFATGQRPFNPMGSHLGAVWPADNALIAAGLRRYRYDAQAATITAGIFDMAQTLGGAVPEMVAGHDRRLTKYPVQLPAAGRPQAWSSGGLLMLLATMLGLRPTGDNLLVNPAVPEGFGRLELLDIPGRWGHSDAYARDRTTAHRSGSRVH is encoded by the coding sequence GCGAACACCCGTCGGCCTCTTCGCGTACGACACCCGTTTCCTGTCCCGCTGGGTGCTCAAGATCGACGGTGAACGGATCAACGCCCTGTCCCGTGACGACATGACGTACTTCGAGACCCGGTTCTTCCTGGTCCCCGGAGCGGCAAGCCACTACGTCGACGCCGACGTGTCGATCATCCGGCACCGTTCGATCCACGACTGTGCGCACGAGAGGATCACGGTGCTCAACCACTCGGCCGAGCCCGCCGAGTTCACCGTCCGGGTGGAGATGGGTAGCGACTTCACCGACATCGCCGAGATCGGCCACCTCCGGCGGCGGGTCGTCAAGGTCACGCCGGACTCGGCCAACCGCCGGTTGATACTGCGCTACCAGCGGCAACGGTTCGTCCGCCAGACCACCGTGCAGAGCACCGCCCCGGTCGAGGTGGACGAGGAGGGAATGACGTTCCGGATCCGGGTCGCCCCGGAGGGCACGTGGGAGACCGACCTGCACATCGCCATGACCATGGGCGGCGAAGGCGGCCAGGACGTCCGCGCCTCCCTGAAGTCGCACCAGCGGGCCGTGCGGGTGGGGATGCGCGAGGACCTGGCGGGCTGGATGGACCGGGCCCCGACGCTGGTCGCCGAACGCGACGGGCTGGAGGAGCTGTACCGGGGAACGTTGGCGGACCTCGCGGCACTGCGGTACAAGCCGTGGTCGTCGCGTGACCAGGTGCCGATCGCCGGTCTGCCGTGGACGATGTGGCTGTGTGGACGGCACAGCATCATCACCTGCCTGCAGACGATGGCGTTCACCCCCGAGCTGACCCCCGCGACGCTGCGGATGCTGGCGTTCCTGCAGGGTGCTCGCCTCGACGACGACCTGGACGAGGAGCCGGGCAAGATCCTGGCCCACCTCCGCTACGGCGAGTCCGGCGCGTTCGGCGAGCGGGCGAACGCGTTGTACTACGGCGCGGCGGACACCACCCCGCTCTTCGTGGTCCTGCTCGACGAGTACGAGCGCTGGTCCGGTGACGCGGACCTGGTGCGCGAGCTGCGCCAACCGGCCCGCATGGCGTTGGACTGGATCGACGAGTACGGCGACCTGACCGGGGACGGTTACGTGCGCTACCAGCGTCGCAACGAGCGCGACGGCGCGATCAACCAGTGTTGGAAGGACACGCCGGACGCGATCACCAGTGCGCGCGGCCAACAACCGGCCTTTCCCCGTGCCACCTGCGAGTTGCAGGGCTACGCGTACGACGCGAAGAGGCGCGGCGCCCGGCTGGCCCGGGAGTTCTGGGGCGAACCCGCGTACGCCGACCGGCTGGAGCGGGACGCCGCAGCTCTCAAGGAGCGCTTCAACCGGGACTTCTGGCTGCCCCACCAGGAGTACTACGCGTTGGCGCTCGACCCGTACGGCGAGCCCGTCGACGCGCTGGCGTCCAACATGGGGCACCTGCTGTGGAGCGGGATCGTCACGGACGACCGCGCCGGAGCCGTCGCCGAGCACCTCGTCGGGCCGCGGTTGTTCGGCGGTTGGGGGGTGCGAACCTTCGCCACCGGGCAGCGCCCATTCAACCCGATGGGCTCACATCTGGGCGCGGTGTGGCCGGCGGACAACGCCCTGATCGCCGCTGGGCTACGCCGCTACCGGTACGACGCGCAGGCGGCCACGATCACGGCCGGCATCTTCGACATGGCGCAGACCCTGGGTGGGGCCGTGCCGGAGATGGTTGCCGGACATGATCGCCGTCTGACGAAGTATCCCGTCCAGTTGCCGGCGGCCGGTCGTCCGCAGGCGTGGTCCTCCGGGGGGCTGCTGATGCTGCTGGCCACCATGCTGGGGCTGCGGCCCACCGGCGACAACCTGCTGGTCAACCCGGCCGTGCCCGAGGGATTCGGCCGGCTGGAACTGCTCGACATCCCGGGCCGTTGGGGTCACTCCGACGCCTACGCCAGGGACCGGACCACGGCGCACCGATCCGGCTCACGCGTGCACTGA